The proteins below are encoded in one region of Hordeum vulgare subsp. vulgare chromosome 3H, MorexV3_pseudomolecules_assembly, whole genome shotgun sequence:
- the LOC123444544 gene encoding uncharacterized protein LOC123444544 isoform X2 — protein sequence MASGGHSGAGVNAIEISGMSPLSELVWSPDDGLSIKIAASSLSTRKASLRWNADTLNIVISSPQQSGAKSGDNVDATLRDAGEMPSQPPTHGDTSVRVSADSPNRTQNIDVQQSTSITSQEQDSKCSGGISEMSEGEELSDNCCADKLNKEEVDICPTRCSNDASHSPASRKGALQSTSEKQAYCATAVHNERSWADNTWRARLVNAISQRDYVLPNNAVNAQSRSSFGSFSNTKMVPGKLAGFLDNQSDKDQDLVMQDTCNGNQEDQIMQGNFNGNHQDHVMQDHHKDEPIPVKCESASGVNPVSKCDSASGVNSVARYESTPDVNPEKLKKGKEKVMHDQSNCVSNTKEGDDSNESMESCPRTKAPKREYAQYSAAEMSSRNKRYRREYNEGYCSGLLNRNGSSFFNWMSSLTNGSTVYDKTTTAVSLNQKLSEATGHELAEHSLPLEYNSSNRVQSVGFNSLFQSLYSHNVMITSKDTPHQSEINCTEREALNGGNSMLHKEISTGRETLDVAVGNLAAGSLQMDPGGGKWNLRDQSGVFPLRAGRNLKMTNSNKSCSKTLEEQQNECHASPLNAAMGNKGGTTESLWGAGDKLYPSSQQNINVEKEFNSSQYFTSTGSDNETTSSKCPVIPPEEHKQSETMASILAKRLDALRHAKTSAIRLAISSGISKDHNHRKSPFVINYSSHDGLETGQGTQKSSSGGGRLVLWSGDKGKEQLYPLSDEELRGNMLKRGEHQQCGGSMTEKAVAPHDILEANTSAEYVDRRGVQIKEVGSNSMESLPHNKQIVPYSIIGSDIDQSSVVFGALQRLRLPRSDIIRWLTSPIQHTTLDGFFLRLRFGKWEEALGGTGYHVARINGALDRNRLSVTIRNSTCQVDSRFVSNHGFHEDELKAWWSASMKGGWKLPSKEELSKKLRERELLHFGNGTGQPDNT from the exons ATATCCGGCATGAGCCCTCTGTCCGAGCTGGTGTGGTCTCCGGATGATGGTCTCAGCATTAAAATCGCGGCGTCCAGCCTAAGCACAAGAAAAGCCTCTCTTCGCTGGAACGCGGATACTTTGAACATAGTGATATCTTCGCCTCAGCAGAGCGGCGCCAAGAGTGGTGATAACGTAGATGCCACCCTAAGGGATGCAGGAGAAATGCCGTCGCAACCTCCAACTCACGGTGACACCTCAGTGAGAGTATCCGCGGATAGTCCAAATAGAACACAAAACattgatgtgcaacaatctacttCTATAACATCACAGGAACAAGATTCAA AATGTTCTGGAGGGATCAGTGAGATGAGTGAGGGGGAAGAGTTGTCTGACAACTGCTGTGCAGATAAGTTGAATAAAGAGGAAGTGGATATTTGCCCCACAAGATGCTCAAACGATGCTTCACACA GTCCGGCTTCAAGAAAAGGCGCCCTGCAAAGTACTTCGGAAAAACAGGCCTATTGTGCAACTGCTGTCCATAATGAGAGATCTTGGGCAGATAATACCTGGCGAGCTCGATTAGTAAATGCAATCAGTCAGAGGGACTATGTTTTGCCAAACAATGCAGTGAATGCACAGTCACGTTCATCCTTTGGGAGTTTCAGTAATACAAAAATGGTCCCAGGGAAGTTGGCAGGTTTTCTGGATAACCAAAGTGATAAAGACCAAGATCTGGTTATGCAGGACACCTGTAATGGTAATCAGGAAGATCAGATTATGCAGGGAAACTTTAATGGTAATCACCAAGATCATGTTATGCAAGATCACCATAAGGATGAGCCTATTCCTGTCAAATGTGAGTCAGCTTCCGGTGTTAACCCTGTTTCAAAATGTGATTCAGCATCCGGTGTTAATTCTGTTGCAAGATATGAGTCAACACCAGATGTTAATCCTGAAAagctcaagaagggcaaagaaaAGGTAATGCACGACCAGAGCAATTGTGTTAGCAACACAAAAGAGGGCGATGATAGTAATGAGAGTATGGAGAGCTGCCCTAGGACAAAAGCTCCGAAGCGAGAGTATGCTCAATACTCAGCAGCGGAGATGTCTTCTCGGAATAAAAGATATAGAAGGGAATACAATGAAGGCTATTGCTCTGGATTGTTGAACAGAAATGGTAGCTCTTTCTTTAACTGGATGTCATCTCTGACTAATGGATCAACCGTGTATGATAAAACTACCACCGCTGTTTCACTCAATCAGAAGTTGTCAGAGGCTACTGGACATGAACTTGCAGAACATTCTCTGCCCCTAGAATACAACAGCAGCAATCGTGTGCAGTCTGTTGGCTTCAATTctctatttcaatctctttataGTCATAACGTTATGATAACTTCAAAAGATACCCCTCATCAATCAGAAATCAATTGCACGGAGCGTGAGGCTTTGAATGGTGGCAATTCTATGCTTCACAAGGAAATTAGCACAGGCAGAGAAACTCTTGATGTGGCTGTTGGGAATTTAGCTGCTGGCAGCCTTCAAATGGATCCAGGTGGTGGTAAATGGAATCTTAGAGATCAAAGtggagttttccctttgagagcTGGAAGAAACTTGAAGATGACCAACTCCAATAAGTCATGTTCTAAAACTCTTGAAGAACAACAAAATGAGTGCCATGCCAGCCCTTTGAATGCTGCAATGGGAAATAAAGGTGGAACCACAGAAAGCTTGTGG GGTGCAGGTGATAAGCTGTACCCGTCGTCTCAACAGAATATTAATGTGGAGAAGGAATTCAACAGTTCGCAATACTTTACTAGCACAGGAAGTGACAATGAGACAACAAGTAGCAAATGCCCGGTGATTCCTCCAGAGGAACATAAGCAGTCCGAAACAATGGCTTCCATTCTTGCAAAGAGATTGGATGCGCTTAGACATGCGAAGACCTCTGCAATTAGGTTGGCTATCTCCAGTGGAATATCTAAAGACCATAATCATAGAAAGAGTCCTTTTGTTATTAATTATAGCAGCCATGATGGGCTAGAGACAGGACAGGGAACTCAAAAATCTTCGAGTGGTGGTGGAAGGCTAGTTTTGTGGTCGGGTGACAAAGGTAAGGAACAATTATATCCTCTAAGTGATGAGGAATTAAGAGGAAACATGTTGAAAAGAGGTGAACATCAGCAATGTGGAGGGAGCATGACTGAAAAGGCTGTAGCTCCTCATGATATTTTAGAAGCAAACACGTCTGCTGAATATGTTGATAGAAGAGGAGTACAaataaaggaagtgggttcaaattCCATGGAGAGTCTGCCACATAACAAGCAAATTGTACCTTATAGTATTATTGGAAGTGACATTGATCAATCAAGTGTTGTTTTTGGAGCCTTACAAAGGCTTCGTTTGCCTCGATCAGATATCATAAG ATGGTTGACGTCACCAATACAGCACACTACCTTAGATGGCTTTTTCTTGCGTCTACGATTTGGTAAATGGGAGGAAGCATTGGGTGGCACAGGATACCATGTCGCTCGGATAAATG GAGCACTGGATAGGAATCGGCTCTCTGTAACGATCAGGAATTCAACCTGCCAAGTAGATTCTCGTTTTGTATCCAACCATGGCTTCCATGAG GACGAGCTGAAGGCGTGGTGGTCTGCTTCCATGAAGGGTGGCTGGAAACTACCGTCGAAAGAAGAACTTAGCAAGAAGCTAAGAGAAAGAGAGCTACTTCATTTCGGAAATGGAACAGGTCAGCCGGACAACACCTGA
- the LOC123444544 gene encoding uncharacterized protein LOC123444544 isoform X1: MASGGHSGAGVNAIEISGMSPLSELVWSPDDGLSIKIAASSLSTRKASLRWNADTLNIVISSPQQSGAKSGDNVDATLRDAGEMPSQPPTHGDTSVRVSADSPNRTQNIDVQQSTSITSQEQDSKCSGGISEMSEGEELSDNCCADKLNKEEVDICPTRCSNDASHSPASRKGALQSTSEKQAYCATAVHNERSWADNTWRARLVNAISQRDYVLPNNAVNAQSRSSFGSFSNTKMVPGKLAGFLDNQSDKDQDLVMQDTCNGNQEDQIMQGNFNGNHQDHVMQDHHKDEPIPVKCESASGVNPVSKCDSASGVNSVARYESTPDVNPEKLKKGKEKVMHDQSNCVSNTKEGDDSNESMESCPRTKAPKREYAQYSAAEMSSRNKRYRREYNEGYCSGLLNRNGSSFFNWMSSLTNGSTVYDKTTTAVSLNQKLSEATGHELAEHSLPLEYNSSNRVQSVGFNSLFQSLYSHNVMITSKDTPHQSEINCTEREALNGGNSMLHKEISTGRETLDVAVGNLAAGSLQMDPGGGKWNLRDQSGVFPLRAGRNLKMTNSNKSCSKTLEEQQNECHASPLNAAMGNKGGTTESLWVSRLLPKTSMKLMDATPCNVNSDFCAVNPKGAGDKLYPSSQQNINVEKEFNSSQYFTSTGSDNETTSSKCPVIPPEEHKQSETMASILAKRLDALRHAKTSAIRLAISSGISKDHNHRKSPFVINYSSHDGLETGQGTQKSSSGGGRLVLWSGDKGKEQLYPLSDEELRGNMLKRGEHQQCGGSMTEKAVAPHDILEANTSAEYVDRRGVQIKEVGSNSMESLPHNKQIVPYSIIGSDIDQSSVVFGALQRLRLPRSDIIRWLTSPIQHTTLDGFFLRLRFGKWEEALGGTGYHVARINGALDRNRLSVTIRNSTCQVDSRFVSNHGFHEDELKAWWSASMKGGWKLPSKEELSKKLRERELLHFGNGTGQPDNT; encoded by the exons ATATCCGGCATGAGCCCTCTGTCCGAGCTGGTGTGGTCTCCGGATGATGGTCTCAGCATTAAAATCGCGGCGTCCAGCCTAAGCACAAGAAAAGCCTCTCTTCGCTGGAACGCGGATACTTTGAACATAGTGATATCTTCGCCTCAGCAGAGCGGCGCCAAGAGTGGTGATAACGTAGATGCCACCCTAAGGGATGCAGGAGAAATGCCGTCGCAACCTCCAACTCACGGTGACACCTCAGTGAGAGTATCCGCGGATAGTCCAAATAGAACACAAAACattgatgtgcaacaatctacttCTATAACATCACAGGAACAAGATTCAA AATGTTCTGGAGGGATCAGTGAGATGAGTGAGGGGGAAGAGTTGTCTGACAACTGCTGTGCAGATAAGTTGAATAAAGAGGAAGTGGATATTTGCCCCACAAGATGCTCAAACGATGCTTCACACA GTCCGGCTTCAAGAAAAGGCGCCCTGCAAAGTACTTCGGAAAAACAGGCCTATTGTGCAACTGCTGTCCATAATGAGAGATCTTGGGCAGATAATACCTGGCGAGCTCGATTAGTAAATGCAATCAGTCAGAGGGACTATGTTTTGCCAAACAATGCAGTGAATGCACAGTCACGTTCATCCTTTGGGAGTTTCAGTAATACAAAAATGGTCCCAGGGAAGTTGGCAGGTTTTCTGGATAACCAAAGTGATAAAGACCAAGATCTGGTTATGCAGGACACCTGTAATGGTAATCAGGAAGATCAGATTATGCAGGGAAACTTTAATGGTAATCACCAAGATCATGTTATGCAAGATCACCATAAGGATGAGCCTATTCCTGTCAAATGTGAGTCAGCTTCCGGTGTTAACCCTGTTTCAAAATGTGATTCAGCATCCGGTGTTAATTCTGTTGCAAGATATGAGTCAACACCAGATGTTAATCCTGAAAagctcaagaagggcaaagaaaAGGTAATGCACGACCAGAGCAATTGTGTTAGCAACACAAAAGAGGGCGATGATAGTAATGAGAGTATGGAGAGCTGCCCTAGGACAAAAGCTCCGAAGCGAGAGTATGCTCAATACTCAGCAGCGGAGATGTCTTCTCGGAATAAAAGATATAGAAGGGAATACAATGAAGGCTATTGCTCTGGATTGTTGAACAGAAATGGTAGCTCTTTCTTTAACTGGATGTCATCTCTGACTAATGGATCAACCGTGTATGATAAAACTACCACCGCTGTTTCACTCAATCAGAAGTTGTCAGAGGCTACTGGACATGAACTTGCAGAACATTCTCTGCCCCTAGAATACAACAGCAGCAATCGTGTGCAGTCTGTTGGCTTCAATTctctatttcaatctctttataGTCATAACGTTATGATAACTTCAAAAGATACCCCTCATCAATCAGAAATCAATTGCACGGAGCGTGAGGCTTTGAATGGTGGCAATTCTATGCTTCACAAGGAAATTAGCACAGGCAGAGAAACTCTTGATGTGGCTGTTGGGAATTTAGCTGCTGGCAGCCTTCAAATGGATCCAGGTGGTGGTAAATGGAATCTTAGAGATCAAAGtggagttttccctttgagagcTGGAAGAAACTTGAAGATGACCAACTCCAATAAGTCATGTTCTAAAACTCTTGAAGAACAACAAAATGAGTGCCATGCCAGCCCTTTGAATGCTGCAATGGGAAATAAAGGTGGAACCACAGAAAGCTTGTGGGTAAGTCGGCTTTTACCAAAAACATCAATGAAATTGATGGATGCAACTCCGTGCAATGTAAATAGTGATTTTTGTGCTGTCAATCCAAAGGGTGCAGGTGATAAGCTGTACCCGTCGTCTCAACAGAATATTAATGTGGAGAAGGAATTCAACAGTTCGCAATACTTTACTAGCACAGGAAGTGACAATGAGACAACAAGTAGCAAATGCCCGGTGATTCCTCCAGAGGAACATAAGCAGTCCGAAACAATGGCTTCCATTCTTGCAAAGAGATTGGATGCGCTTAGACATGCGAAGACCTCTGCAATTAGGTTGGCTATCTCCAGTGGAATATCTAAAGACCATAATCATAGAAAGAGTCCTTTTGTTATTAATTATAGCAGCCATGATGGGCTAGAGACAGGACAGGGAACTCAAAAATCTTCGAGTGGTGGTGGAAGGCTAGTTTTGTGGTCGGGTGACAAAGGTAAGGAACAATTATATCCTCTAAGTGATGAGGAATTAAGAGGAAACATGTTGAAAAGAGGTGAACATCAGCAATGTGGAGGGAGCATGACTGAAAAGGCTGTAGCTCCTCATGATATTTTAGAAGCAAACACGTCTGCTGAATATGTTGATAGAAGAGGAGTACAaataaaggaagtgggttcaaattCCATGGAGAGTCTGCCACATAACAAGCAAATTGTACCTTATAGTATTATTGGAAGTGACATTGATCAATCAAGTGTTGTTTTTGGAGCCTTACAAAGGCTTCGTTTGCCTCGATCAGATATCATAAG ATGGTTGACGTCACCAATACAGCACACTACCTTAGATGGCTTTTTCTTGCGTCTACGATTTGGTAAATGGGAGGAAGCATTGGGTGGCACAGGATACCATGTCGCTCGGATAAATG GAGCACTGGATAGGAATCGGCTCTCTGTAACGATCAGGAATTCAACCTGCCAAGTAGATTCTCGTTTTGTATCCAACCATGGCTTCCATGAG GACGAGCTGAAGGCGTGGTGGTCTGCTTCCATGAAGGGTGGCTGGAAACTACCGTCGAAAGAAGAACTTAGCAAGAAGCTAAGAGAAAGAGAGCTACTTCATTTCGGAAATGGAACAGGTCAGCCGGACAACACCTGA
- the LOC123444544 gene encoding uncharacterized protein LOC123444544 isoform X3, with translation MSEGEELSDNCCADKLNKEEVDICPTRCSNDASHSPASRKGALQSTSEKQAYCATAVHNERSWADNTWRARLVNAISQRDYVLPNNAVNAQSRSSFGSFSNTKMVPGKLAGFLDNQSDKDQDLVMQDTCNGNQEDQIMQGNFNGNHQDHVMQDHHKDEPIPVKCESASGVNPVSKCDSASGVNSVARYESTPDVNPEKLKKGKEKVMHDQSNCVSNTKEGDDSNESMESCPRTKAPKREYAQYSAAEMSSRNKRYRREYNEGYCSGLLNRNGSSFFNWMSSLTNGSTVYDKTTTAVSLNQKLSEATGHELAEHSLPLEYNSSNRVQSVGFNSLFQSLYSHNVMITSKDTPHQSEINCTEREALNGGNSMLHKEISTGRETLDVAVGNLAAGSLQMDPGGGKWNLRDQSGVFPLRAGRNLKMTNSNKSCSKTLEEQQNECHASPLNAAMGNKGGTTESLWVSRLLPKTSMKLMDATPCNVNSDFCAVNPKGAGDKLYPSSQQNINVEKEFNSSQYFTSTGSDNETTSSKCPVIPPEEHKQSETMASILAKRLDALRHAKTSAIRLAISSGISKDHNHRKSPFVINYSSHDGLETGQGTQKSSSGGGRLVLWSGDKGKEQLYPLSDEELRGNMLKRGEHQQCGGSMTEKAVAPHDILEANTSAEYVDRRGVQIKEVGSNSMESLPHNKQIVPYSIIGSDIDQSSVVFGALQRLRLPRSDIIRWLTSPIQHTTLDGFFLRLRFGKWEEALGGTGYHVARINGALDRNRLSVTIRNSTCQVDSRFVSNHGFHEDELKAWWSASMKGGWKLPSKEELSKKLRERELLHFGNGTGQPDNT, from the exons ATGAGTGAGGGGGAAGAGTTGTCTGACAACTGCTGTGCAGATAAGTTGAATAAAGAGGAAGTGGATATTTGCCCCACAAGATGCTCAAACGATGCTTCACACA GTCCGGCTTCAAGAAAAGGCGCCCTGCAAAGTACTTCGGAAAAACAGGCCTATTGTGCAACTGCTGTCCATAATGAGAGATCTTGGGCAGATAATACCTGGCGAGCTCGATTAGTAAATGCAATCAGTCAGAGGGACTATGTTTTGCCAAACAATGCAGTGAATGCACAGTCACGTTCATCCTTTGGGAGTTTCAGTAATACAAAAATGGTCCCAGGGAAGTTGGCAGGTTTTCTGGATAACCAAAGTGATAAAGACCAAGATCTGGTTATGCAGGACACCTGTAATGGTAATCAGGAAGATCAGATTATGCAGGGAAACTTTAATGGTAATCACCAAGATCATGTTATGCAAGATCACCATAAGGATGAGCCTATTCCTGTCAAATGTGAGTCAGCTTCCGGTGTTAACCCTGTTTCAAAATGTGATTCAGCATCCGGTGTTAATTCTGTTGCAAGATATGAGTCAACACCAGATGTTAATCCTGAAAagctcaagaagggcaaagaaaAGGTAATGCACGACCAGAGCAATTGTGTTAGCAACACAAAAGAGGGCGATGATAGTAATGAGAGTATGGAGAGCTGCCCTAGGACAAAAGCTCCGAAGCGAGAGTATGCTCAATACTCAGCAGCGGAGATGTCTTCTCGGAATAAAAGATATAGAAGGGAATACAATGAAGGCTATTGCTCTGGATTGTTGAACAGAAATGGTAGCTCTTTCTTTAACTGGATGTCATCTCTGACTAATGGATCAACCGTGTATGATAAAACTACCACCGCTGTTTCACTCAATCAGAAGTTGTCAGAGGCTACTGGACATGAACTTGCAGAACATTCTCTGCCCCTAGAATACAACAGCAGCAATCGTGTGCAGTCTGTTGGCTTCAATTctctatttcaatctctttataGTCATAACGTTATGATAACTTCAAAAGATACCCCTCATCAATCAGAAATCAATTGCACGGAGCGTGAGGCTTTGAATGGTGGCAATTCTATGCTTCACAAGGAAATTAGCACAGGCAGAGAAACTCTTGATGTGGCTGTTGGGAATTTAGCTGCTGGCAGCCTTCAAATGGATCCAGGTGGTGGTAAATGGAATCTTAGAGATCAAAGtggagttttccctttgagagcTGGAAGAAACTTGAAGATGACCAACTCCAATAAGTCATGTTCTAAAACTCTTGAAGAACAACAAAATGAGTGCCATGCCAGCCCTTTGAATGCTGCAATGGGAAATAAAGGTGGAACCACAGAAAGCTTGTGGGTAAGTCGGCTTTTACCAAAAACATCAATGAAATTGATGGATGCAACTCCGTGCAATGTAAATAGTGATTTTTGTGCTGTCAATCCAAAGGGTGCAGGTGATAAGCTGTACCCGTCGTCTCAACAGAATATTAATGTGGAGAAGGAATTCAACAGTTCGCAATACTTTACTAGCACAGGAAGTGACAATGAGACAACAAGTAGCAAATGCCCGGTGATTCCTCCAGAGGAACATAAGCAGTCCGAAACAATGGCTTCCATTCTTGCAAAGAGATTGGATGCGCTTAGACATGCGAAGACCTCTGCAATTAGGTTGGCTATCTCCAGTGGAATATCTAAAGACCATAATCATAGAAAGAGTCCTTTTGTTATTAATTATAGCAGCCATGATGGGCTAGAGACAGGACAGGGAACTCAAAAATCTTCGAGTGGTGGTGGAAGGCTAGTTTTGTGGTCGGGTGACAAAGGTAAGGAACAATTATATCCTCTAAGTGATGAGGAATTAAGAGGAAACATGTTGAAAAGAGGTGAACATCAGCAATGTGGAGGGAGCATGACTGAAAAGGCTGTAGCTCCTCATGATATTTTAGAAGCAAACACGTCTGCTGAATATGTTGATAGAAGAGGAGTACAaataaaggaagtgggttcaaattCCATGGAGAGTCTGCCACATAACAAGCAAATTGTACCTTATAGTATTATTGGAAGTGACATTGATCAATCAAGTGTTGTTTTTGGAGCCTTACAAAGGCTTCGTTTGCCTCGATCAGATATCATAAG ATGGTTGACGTCACCAATACAGCACACTACCTTAGATGGCTTTTTCTTGCGTCTACGATTTGGTAAATGGGAGGAAGCATTGGGTGGCACAGGATACCATGTCGCTCGGATAAATG GAGCACTGGATAGGAATCGGCTCTCTGTAACGATCAGGAATTCAACCTGCCAAGTAGATTCTCGTTTTGTATCCAACCATGGCTTCCATGAG GACGAGCTGAAGGCGTGGTGGTCTGCTTCCATGAAGGGTGGCTGGAAACTACCGTCGAAAGAAGAACTTAGCAAGAAGCTAAGAGAAAGAGAGCTACTTCATTTCGGAAATGGAACAGGTCAGCCGGACAACACCTGA